In Drosophila ananassae strain 14024-0371.13 chromosome 3R, ASM1763931v2, whole genome shotgun sequence, the DNA window TTGTACATCACGTAGGTCATAAGGATGCCTTGAAGCAGGGCGATATTCGGATTATCCTCTCCGGCAAAGAATGGTAGCGAGCGATCCGTACGCTTTACATCCTTTTCGATTTGGCACTTGCGCTCCCGGTAACCACTAAAGTTAGATTCCTGGGCAGTTGTCATGGCTAGCCACTGGGCCTTCATGTTGTAATATTCGATGGACTTTTGCTTACGTCGTTCAATCCGCTCCACATGGGTATCGGACCACTTATAGTAATTGAGCAGGTACTTCCACACCTCGGACCGCAGGCTGTGCACGATGCCACCACGAAAAACGAGCTCCTTGATGCGGTCACTGTCAGAGATACGTCCGTCTGGCGTTTGGAACTCCAGCCACTGTGTTTCCGTTAGAGGAAGAcctaaagaaaataataatattataaaaatggaatacaatTAAAGGTAACTTATGCAATCACTAACCTCGCTCCACCCTTTGACGATCGGGCAAGTTGTTAACTATTTTCTCGTCCTGGGAATTCAGGTTCTCCAGTTCGCTATCCCCTGGGGATTTATCCGCACTGCCACCGCGACTCTGGCCGTTTGAAGAGCAAGCGCTGTTAGTGCTGCCGCTCAGCCCAATTATTTGGTAGTTATCTGGCGAGGTTTGTCGATCCCCAGAAATCAGAGCCCCCGGCCTGGATTTGGGCGATCGCTGGAACGGCGGCTGAACATAGTCAGGGATGTTACCCAAAAATCCAGCCAGCTTGTTGGGCAACCAGCTTTCTCGTGAGGATGGACTGGACTTGATCTCTCCAATATCCAATTCGGCAAACGTCTTCTTCAGTTTCTGGTTCTCGTTGGTCAGGAAGGTGTACTCCTCGCCGCCTCGATTACTTTCCGAACTTTCAATGAAGTGCTGGTCGCGCATGGCGCGAACGAAGAGCTCCGCATTGCCGTGCTGGAAGAAGAACTCGCAGTGTAGACCACCGGCTCCTTTGCGCATAAATCGTAATGTCTGACCGCGGTGGCGAACCTCCACAGAGGCCAGATCTTCAAGTGGGGTGCGCATTATACGGGAGCGGGCTGTGCCCCCGCCACTAGGTTCGATGGGTTTCGTATTGAATGCTCGACATTCGGAGGTTGTGCGAGTTCGGCCGGATATCCTGTCCACCAGCGCCCAGTCGCCCTGATCCTGACTATTGTCTGCTATTATAATTGAATCGTTTGGCTGCCATTCGAGGAACAATCTTCTTCGTGGTAAGGAGTACTCCACTAAGCTCAAGGCTCCACTGGTGTTTAGGTCCGAAATGTGCTCCGCACTAGCCTTCTTCAGAAGGACTCCGTCGTGCGTAAAAAGGGTCTAAATATAGAAATTACCAAAGAGAAGAACGTAATTAGTAAAATGAGTcagaaaaagaaacaaagaaGGGGCTTACGTTGCCAATTCCTTGGGGCTGGAGTGGTTGGGCCGGCTGCTCCTCCTCCGCGGAAGAGGACACCTGCGACTCGCCCAGGACGTCCAATTGCACCACTTGGCATCGGTCATAGCGTACCGATTCGTTCATGGCCGCCGGTGCTTTATAAATTCCGTGTTTAGAAAATATTACGCTTTATTTCTGTGGTTTAGAGCTGGAAACAAAATCGATTTTATTATCGATACATCGATATCATTTATGAGCGTCGattaagcttttaataaataactttAAATTTACTTATTAAAAgacaattttgaatttttaccGAGAAACAAAGAcacttttttaatttgatGTGTATTTATCAAAATATATGATTCAAACTTCAAATTCAAAAGATGAAAAATGAATGGGAAATAAACTAGTGTTGTAAAACTAACTGCTTGTCAGAAATTCAAAATTCTTTTTCCGTTACAGGgaattttttgcattttaaaataattaaattaaaacagcttttataaattacttttatcaaaagaaaacaaaactaaaactTTGTTTAATTCCAAGCTATAAATCAAGAGCGATTGTCATAGGAATAATCGTTAAAATAGTGGATTTTTTCATATGTTTTCAATTTACAAATCAGTTGCAACAGTTTATAAATTTACCCACTTCATGGCCACCGACTAACCCACTCCCACCAACTGCGACATACTCGGCCATCAATAAAAATCCCCTCGAGAGCGAAAGTAATTCGCTAAACGCCAAATATTCTCTTCGTAATTCCCATGTCGTAAGAACTGTGATCATTTTAAAATAAGCACACACATATAGAAGTTTGTATCTGTTTTGTAAATAGATTAAAATTGTTCGTACGTACTCGTGTGATAAAGTGTTGAGGTCTTCGTCTTCAGCCGAATCTTAACGATCGGAGGAAAAGCATCTTCGGTCagttttgaaaactttttccGAGAGTTCAGTTTGCGATAGGAAGTCTAGGCAAGCAGTCACTGTTTtcgaaaaagtttttaaatagaACGAAACATAATCAGAATTCAGAAAATATTTACAGGTGGGTGTTTTGACATATTTGTGTAAATCCAAAAGCGGGCAAAAAgatttttgtcttttttaatAGTTGTCGTTTGGGATTACAATGCGAGATTATATTTTCgagtttttttcaaaaacaaatcaatGTTATCTTAGGATTATATAATAAATGTtaacaaaactaaatgaaaatatcAACAAATAGTCTTGATCTTTTCATGTAagagttttttttgtaaatagtttCCCTcaaagaaaaaggaaaagtgAAAGTGTCATTTAAGGGTCACTTGGACGAAAATTAGCTGAGAGTCGTAAACAGACCTGGTCAGTGTCACTCTTAAATATTCGATTAAAAATACACTCGTATCTATATGTACAGTTTTTGTCAGTGGAAAAAACATGATTCTTCGTATTTATCAATGAATTTTCCAACAAATAGAGAGAGGGTTCGCCATACCCCGAAGAAAACATGAAAAACTTACTCAGACACCTGAGATGATTGTACGCATCGAGGGAGAAATTTTGAGACCCTTAACAGATATTTTCATATGGTGTGAGAATAGGATTCTCTCTAAAAAATCAGCTCGATATCTGACGCCCCCAATCTGAACGCTCTGCCTCTCTGTGCGACATAgccaaaatatttgtttcatTAATTCGAAAAGAAAACACCAACAGAAccaaaaaacatgaaaattcATCGACCAGAAATAGCGCCACCCACCGAAagttttgaaattaaattgacTTACAGGGTATTTTTAAAACGATTGCCATTATTATGAAGAGCAGAGATGGGCCGTGACATGGCAGATGGTTTTGAAACTCatgttctttttattttcaggaCATTATGGAGAAATCAACTAGGCCAAAAAGGAATCGTCGTCACAGCAGGTGAGATAATGGATTTAGGTGGCCATTAAGGGGGAACtcttgaaattaaattttttattaccaTTTCTGTAGACGTGCCTGGCCACCAGAAGATGAACTGCATCCTCCAACCCGTGCCGCCAAGCGTCTGTTTACACCGGACATCAAACGAATGTTAAAGGATTGGCTCATAAGGCGCCGGGAGAACCCGTATCCCAGTCGGGAAGAAAAGAAACAACTGGCAGCTGAGACTGGTCTAACCTACACCCAGATATGCAACTGGTTCGCCAACTGGCGGAGAAAATTAAAGAACTCGGAGCGAGAAAAAGCCAAGAAATCGTGGGGTCATCTAATCAAAAATTACAACCACAATGCCAGGGGAAATGTTGAGCAGTTTAGCATCTCATCGGAGGACAGTATTTGGGAGGAGGAGATGCGCTCGTGCCCGGCGGAGGACGAAGACAACGACTACGATGATGATGAGTTGTCGAGCCACAGCACTGGCAGTGATGGAAATGCCAACAATGCATCCACATCTGCGTATAAACCAAACTTTTATGTTGAATCTGCGGATCTGGGAGAAAGGATTCCTCTCCTGCCCACTGTGGCAGCGGGAAAAGCCAAGTATAAGCACCAGATGATGGAGAAGTACCTGCGCGATAGCTCTACAGTGGAGGATGAAGTCCCAAAGCCTGCTACCCAACTCAATAAATGGCTCGAAAGTGCAGCCAAGTTTACACCAGATCGGAATCATTACCACATTGAGTGGAATACGAATAGGTGAGTCGATAAAAGAAATGCAATTAGATCGATCAAATTCTATAGTATATTATCCTTATTTTAGGCAAAAAATGAATGGCACTAATGGACAGGATCGACATAACCAGAACCAAGTGATCTTCACCAGCGATgcaacggcagcggcggctCTCGATGATCGCTGGATGCTGCACCATAAGGACGAACTCGATGCCGCTGAAGCTCTGGCCAACATGGCCTTCAACTGTAGACAACGCTGGCACCATCAAACCACCACGATCAGCTCCTGAGCACCACCGAAGAGTCGCTGCAACTGACGCCATCATTCCAGCAGAAGTTTCATGCCCCTTTGGAAAGTGCAATCTAGTCATAAAGTTTCGGAAAACCCGTCGAATAGTTAAAGAATTTGTAGCAGCTAGTTTAGTATGAAAGACATAAacattttcgcttttttttgttatttaacaaatgtttttttattactaCTCCTTGGTTTCTTCCTTGGACTCTTGCGTTGAATCCTTGGCTTCACCTTTAGCGTGAACATCTAGGACTTGGACAAAGCTGTTCTGGTGGGCCTGAAGCTGCTGGACAAGGTTGCCAGCGGCTTGGTTGAGGGTCTGGACGAGCTGTGCCTGAGCCGCCTGCAAACCTGGCATCTGAGCGTAGGCCATAAGTTCGTTTCTGCTTAGCAGTGTCTTCTCCACAATACCACCAAGCAGCACCATTTGAGGCACCCGACGTGTGATCTTCAGAAGAGTGGAAACACGCTGTTGGTCCGGTGAGAACACGATGCAGTGGTTGGAGTGAAAGAGTGGCATAATCGCCTCATAGCGAGTGTCCTTAACAGCCTCTCCGATGATCTTACGGCCGTAGGATTTGAGGTGCAGGTTCTGTTTGTGAAGGTCGACCCTCACTTTGAAGATTTCATCGGAGGTTATGGAGTTCAGGTGGAAGATGGCCACCAGCTGGGAGTGTTCCAGCCAGTTGCGCACTTCTCGTGCTATAATGTCGTTGTAGGGATTCTCAACTTGCTGTTGAAAACGTTCCGTTCTCGATTGGAAGCATGTTTTTGACTTGGGAGCCTCCGGGTATTTTGGTTGGGTTACGGCTATCACACGAGCACGTTCATAATGCGGCGCTTTGGGGCGTTGTATGTTGATTTTTCCCCTGAACCGTAAGAATTGCAGCGCAGGTGTACTGGTTTTTGTCAAGGGCAATGCTAAAAACAATAGATATCAATAAATAATCCTCCAAAATTGGAAGCAAGTGTCGTGGAAGTTACACAACAAATGCAACCGAAAACCGTGAATTAAAAACAAGTCAGTCGACTGAATCTTACTCTTCTGCACCAAGTTCGCCATCACTGAATGTTCTTGGATGGTACTTTTAAGCTTAAAACTATTTCAATAAGCTAATAAggtgttttttatattaaaacccaaataaaaacaCCTTGCGGCTAAATAAACCAGGGGTGTCGAAAATAACCCAGGTGGCAATATCGGTTCCATGGCCTTGCTGgataattgaaaatttatcgataaaaaaaGAGTGttgtaaagaaaaaatatgtaaCGCTCGAATATTTGAATTAGGGAACCCAATTCTGTCAgacattaaaatttaaattcaaaagcTTTGCTAGTTTTGAATTAGACCCATTTCATCAAATGATTGAACCCAGAACGATTGCATAGGTAtagaatttatttaattacagTTATAACATTAAcatctatatatattatgtatatatgtatgtataagtTGCATTTCGCTAATGGGATTCGACTTGATGGCTTTACGGGCCGGGAAATATAGATAGAGACAGTAGAAATCGGTATATGTGTACAACCATCAACTGTATTAgggtttttcatttttttttttgttggagtAGAGGAAAAGTATTCGGAattcagaaataaaaaaaccaaacaaataattgtaagaaataagtGTAATTTAATCGGTTTCTTCAAAGTAACTTAGGAAATAACTAAAAAGTGTCTTAAAACATACAACTTATACATTAACATATGTTTAACAGCGCTTCATCTGTTTCAACTTGAAAAATGTGTTTGTTTACTTGCtgcttttcttttcttcttttcttctttgttttttttttttattttttttgtattttattttttaattttctcttttctttactattttttttttaaatttctcatCGGTTTCCGTTTCTGTGGGATCTCTGGCAGATCTGATCTTTCGTGTTCTCGTATTGTTAATTGTGTTATATAATGTACAGTTTCtctttagtttagttttaaaacATACAACTAAATACGCGCTAAACACTAATTAAACTGTATTTACATTTCATATTTGTTAGAatctaaataatttaaatattttacagttgtgttttttttcttttcttttctttactttacttgtgtgttttttgtttatgttttttttttatattatttttatcaatttcttattattttctgTTGTCACATAATTTACAAGTGGGCGTGAGAACGTACATACGTTTAAGTTTAAGGAGTGTTTCAGAGAGAGGGTTACTATATAGGTTATTGTATCATATAGTGTGTGTTGGGGTATTTTAATGTTTAGGTTTTGTGTTTTAATGTATTTCATGTAGAAAAGGAGGTGTGTCAGCAATTATTCGTATAGAGCGGGCCCTGAAACTGCATCCAACATTTTACAAAGTTTCCTGGCGCCAAAATTCAACTTAGGGTTGCGGCTCGGAACGCCCTGAATTGGTCATAGTCCAgtgttttatgttttaattatATAGCTTTAGTATTGTGGCAGTGGTggtgtttttcttttaatgaaataaaataaaaaaaataataaaaatggagagaaaaaattaaagagaaaGAAACCTTTTCGTAGGACAACCAACTAAAAATTACCAACAACGTGGTCTCGAAATATATGACTACATCCGTTGCTGGAATTTTTTCGGAAAAGttaatattgaagaaaaaaaaactctgGTGCAGAGCGGAAATTCCAACACGAATCGTGTCtaagctttaaaatatttggctTAACATATTTGATTATACTTAATTACGCGTCTAGATAAtgtaatttaaatgtaatGCATAATGTATACGTGTGTATGTTATCGTAGGAAAAGCCTCTGGGCGCATCTTTAAACCTAGTTGTGCTTGACAGCAGGGCGACGGATAGGACCAGACCGTGGTAAACCAGAATCATCTGCAGTTCATTGGGTCTATGCCAGGCCCCATTCTTGTTACttaacattttgttttttaacattttgtttttattttttttttttaaagacagGCATTCCATAGAGCCAAGGAACcgattatgaaaaaaaaaaaactaaaacttgTTCGAAGGCAGAGGAGGAAACTTTGTAGAGTGTGGAGGAGCAGTAACCTTTTTTTTGAAGCGCCCACCGAAGTTGTCGAAAATGTTACTCGCCAATCAAAAACTTAAACGTGTTAGGGGATAGAGGATCGGATATTCATATTATGTGTATGGGTAGTAGTATGCATAGTACAGTAAacagttattattttttaagctttcttttttaacatttcaatattttgttgtttgttttgtgtgttgtgtgtgtgtgtgtgtattgggTTGTTCTCATTTTttacgtgttttttttttgtttttctttcattttaaattaagcaaaaataaaactttcaTTCTTGAGATCAAACTTAACGATACTTTGCAAGCTTGTTAAAGGGTttctttgttttccttttttttaatttttgtttttttgtttttaaattagaaaaattgtaaataattaatttagaCGAATCTTAATCGTTTCGCTTTTGCTTTCAAAGTGCGGGGGATCTGATCTGAAGGTATTTTTTCGGTTTTGCTTTcgcttttttgtttgtttttgagtTTGAATCTCAAAAtcttcttattttttcttctttaatttCTCTGCTGGCATCGGTTTGTTGTTTATTCAATAAagtgtttttgcatttttctgAGTTTTAAGTtcgttttgttttgctttgcttttttaaacttttgcTTGTTTAATCGCTATTtaaaattacttaaaataCTAGAAGAGCGTAACTTGTTTTTGCTTCCTATTCAATCGTTTCTGTTCCTATTCCGTGTGGTTTTTAGATTGTTCTTTCCTGTTGGTTTATGCGAAAATCCGGTTGTAAGTGTCTCTTCTCAGTGGTGGATTAAGTCCGGGATTAGTGCTGTGCTTTACACAGTGGCGATGACGATCAGGAGATGTGCCAAT includes these proteins:
- the LOC6507158 gene encoding homeobox protein Mohawk, whose protein sequence is MEKSTRPKRNRRHSRRAWPPEDELHPPTRAAKRLFTPDIKRMLKDWLIRRRENPYPSREEKKQLAAETGLTYTQICNWFANWRRKLKNSEREKAKKSWGHLIKNYNHNARGNVEQFSISSEDSIWEEEMRSCPAEDEDNDYDDDELSSHSTGSDGNANNASTSAYKPNFYVESADLGERIPLLPTVAAGKAKYKHQMMEKYLRDSSTVEDEVPKPATQLNKWLESAAKFTPDRNHYHIEWNTNRQKMNGTNGQDRHNQNQVIFTSDATAAAALDDRWMLHHKDELDAAEALANMAFNCRQRWHHQTTTISS
- the LOC6503415 gene encoding 39S ribosomal protein L10, mitochondrial — encoded protein: MANLVQKTLPLTKTSTPALQFLRFRGKINIQRPKAPHYERARVIAVTQPKYPEAPKSKTCFQSRTERFQQQVENPYNDIIAREVRNWLEHSQLVAIFHLNSITSDEIFKVRVDLHKQNLHLKSYGRKIIGEAVKDTRYEAIMPLFHSNHCIVFSPDQQRVSTLLKITRRVPQMVLLGGIVEKTLLSRNELMAYAQMPGLQAAQAQLVQTLNQAAGNLVQQLQAHQNSFVQVLDVHAKGEAKDSTQESKEETKE
- the LOC6503426 gene encoding small G protein signaling modulator 1 yields the protein MNESVRYDRCQVVQLDVLGESQVSSSAEEEQPAQPLQPQGIGNTLFTHDGVLLKKASAEHISDLNTSGALSLVEYSLPRRRLFLEWQPNDSIIIADNSQDQGDWALVDRISGRTRTTSECRAFNTKPIEPSGGGTARSRIMRTPLEDLASVEVRHRGQTLRFMRKGAGGLHCEFFFQHGNAELFVRAMRDQHFIESSESNRGGEEYTFLTNENQKLKKTFAELDIGEIKSSPSSRESWLPNKLAGFLGNIPDYVQPPFQRSPKSRPGALISGDRQTSPDNYQIIGLSGSTNSACSSNGQSRGGSADKSPGDSELENLNSQDEKIVNNLPDRQRVERGLPLTETQWLEFQTPDGRISDSDRIKELVFRGGIVHSLRSEVWKYLLNYYKWSDTHVERIERRKQKSIEYYNMKAQWLAMTTAQESNFSGYRERKCQIEKDVKRTDRSLPFFAGEDNPNIALLQGILMTYVMYNFDLGYVQGMSDLLAPILEIQVNEVDAFWCFVGFMELVFTNFDMDQAGMKTQFAQLRRLIEFANAPLFNYMRSHDSDNMYFCFRWLLVWYKRELDNDDVLKVWECLWTRLPCPNFHLLFSVAILDQETSIIIESQFEFTEILKHVNELSGNIDVQKTLEIAEAIYLQLKASETLPNDIRSIIGEPLLPAAAGEEVDGVLEDEEQAYSDDGFDELVKELTPEEKQRQQALLEEACERSLFMQFL